CAGTTCGGGTTTTGGTGGGCTGTCCTGCACGGCGTTGATGGCGGCTTCCCAGCGGGTCGGATTCCACAACTCCAGCCTTCCCGGGGCGCCCGCCACGATCACGTCGCCCGCCAGCTGCGCGAAGTCACGCAGCGTCTGAGGCACGGATACGCGGCTCTGGTTGTCCAGCCGCGCCTTGTTGGCTCCGGAGTAGAAGAAACGCACGAACGCCCGCGACTCGGCGTCCGTCAGGGGCAGCCCCTCCAGTTGCTCCTCCACACGCTTCCAGCTCGCCAGGGGAAACACGTACAGGCACCCCTCCATGCCGCGCGTCAGGATCATGCCGTCCTCCACGAATTCACGAAAAGGCGGTGGAATGACCACGCGGCCCTTGTCATCAATGGTGTAGGGGTACTCTCCGAACGGCAAAGCGGCGCTTCTCCTTTTCCCACACCCTCCCACCAGCAAAAAAATGGGCTGCGGGGAACGCAGCCGGAAAACTTGCATGAGAAAGACATTCAGGCCGCCACAAGAGTGTAACAAGCCCTACCACGATTTACCACCGTCTCCCACTTTTCCCCCCGGTTTCCCCCACTGTGATCCCGTTTCCCCACCAGGTTCCCCCGGACTGGATTTCTAACGGGCCGCCGAACAGGGCCGAAAGGTAGCGAGAATAACGTTGCCAACGTCAAATTACCACTTTTTGAGGTCGGTGGGAACAGGTGGGGGAAGCAGGGAGAAGGGGGCAAAGATTTCCCCCCGGGGTTCCACTCCTGGGAAAAGTACAGGTCATTTTCCTGAAATGGGTGGAGGCACCGCGAAAGCGGCCCCACGAGCCCCCACGGATGGGGAAAGCACTTCTGGATCTCTTTTTGGCGTTTCGTGCCCTCTCCCGGCGCCGTTCCCAGGGGTAAGCGCACCAACATCAACGCTCCAACATCCAGAACCAGGCCACCACACCTCTACCCCACTGGCGTGAACTCAGGGGGAAATCCACGCCATGC
This portion of the Deinococcus fonticola genome encodes:
- the mraZ gene encoding division/cell wall cluster transcriptional repressor MraZ, with translation MPFGEYPYTIDDKGRVVIPPPFREFVEDGMILTRGMEGCLYVFPLASWKRVEEQLEGLPLTDAESRAFVRFFYSGANKARLDNQSRVSVPQTLRDFAQLAGDVIVAGAPGRLELWNPTRWEAAINAVQDSPPKPELLANFVA